The sequence below is a genomic window from Bactrocera neohumeralis isolate Rockhampton chromosome 4, APGP_CSIRO_Bneo_wtdbg2-racon-allhic-juicebox.fasta_v2, whole genome shotgun sequence.
GATTTTCTTTGTCTCTTAACCTGTTGATATCTGCATTTTGTTACTTGGTATTTGCGTGTAAAGGGTGGTACGAAAACAAGTTGAAAGcattaaatcttaaaaaataatttgaaagtaaTAAAAGAAAGATTctttaaaagaacttgatttggatcgatcACTTtctatggcagctttatgctatagtgatgcTAATTGAACAATTTCGTCGAAGATTACACCACTGTCTTAGATAATAGCTCATGGCAAATTTCAagcagatatctcgtcaaataaaaaatctttccaTAGAACCACTTGAATTCGGACATTCAGTTTATGTGACAGCTATAGTGCACCATCTCTTAATAGTGGTCTGATAACAGCAGTAATGACAAGTGAGTACCTTCGTAGGGAGAAAAAGACgtgagcaaaatttcatatGAATATCTCGATAACTGAGTAACTAGTTCATGTATATATAaccaaaagttttattatagtTCAAGAGACAAGAAATTGCAGCTAagaattgctaaatatttagaGAAACGAACcctttacagtaacttaaaatattcttcgcgacaaaaaaatagaattaaatcgGGAACATTTTcacgcgattattttttactactTCCTACGTGCTTATCAGCAACAGTGTATGGATGAACTCAATTTTTGGCGATAAGGCTCCATGaaggaccagtgtttatcgatggtatgatgATTTCAATCGAAGCCGTAGATCACTTCAAGAAGAATATCTTGCAGGATGTccaaaattagtttttcttcGCGAAAACTAATATTGCAACATCGACCTACCGTGTgattgagacaactataggcGTTTGGGAGATCAGACTACATTCAACATTGCATGCACATTTGATTGTAGAAAACATTTATTCACGTTGGAACCCAGATAATTTGTctatcgctcaaaaaaaggctcatGTCGATCGTGGAGAGAAATGTTAATATACTTGTAATACGATAGCGGTACCTTGAAACACGACGACATTGTGTAAGGTTATGAATCGTAGATTCACGCGTATGatccgaaagtaaacagcagttgaCTGTATGGGTGTTTTAAAAGGAGCCAAATCCAACAAACGTTATTCGCGCACGAAGTCTGCATTTTTTTAGAAGAATTGAGCTCGCCGCCACCTTACCAAtagaacaacgcagaacagtagATTCTGAGTGCTGCACAACCAGTTGGTTACCAGTTGTCTTTGAAGAAATCTGGAAAACCATCCGCCGAAGACGGAccactcttcaccacgacaatgcgaaCTCTCAAACATCGTCTGAAATAACAGCATTTTTGAGCTCTCAAaaatcgatttgatgagtcatgcACTGTAGAGTCCTGACTTGGCTTTGagtgacttctttttattcccgcaCGGAAAAAATAAACTGAGAGGTCAAAGTTTTTCGATACCTGAAGAAGCGGTTGATACGTTCAGAACGCATATTTTGGTGATAACTCACTCAGAGTGGCAAGAATCAACAGTTTGTCCAAACACACAAGCGTATCTGGAAAGTTTTCAGCTCCCTCGAAGCTGAATTAGCTTCATAAGCTGCTTGTTTTCGACCCACCTTTTGCTTTTATGGAATGATGTAGAatgcaaaaaaagtaaaaaaaaaacgttcgaCCACAAGATTGAATGACTTATTTGTAGTTGGATTGGACTTTaggaaaaaaactgtaaaaataaaacaaagtgaAACTATTTACATGTATTCTGTCGAAAGCGGGAGTCCTTATAATATCTTTCGAACACATTTGCGGAACGTTTTGTgacatacttaaataaaaaccattAGTCATCTATTTTTTAGTGCGcttttgaaattcaaataaatttcgatAGTGAAAGCTTTGCGGTATTTTTTTGCATGGAGAAATTTTTTGTGCGAAATTGAATGAATACGAGCTCTCGTGCTCTTGGCAAATTatgatataaattattatatatgtccAATGACTTAGATCTCTGTGAGTCCAGATAATTGAAGAAACAAATGTATAAATAAGGATCTCTTATACAAAGTTTTCTTAAATTCTTCTAGATGttacttatttacttatataacatttttacgCAAATCAAAAACTATATTACTactattatttttgcatttcttacAACCTCTCACTCATTAACTTGACGATACTCCGATTATATTGCCGATTTCTCACACTTTCATTTAGTCATGTGAACAACGATGGCTATAAAAAGACAATGTTGAGGCAAAATGCGCCCATTTGCTAAATAAAAGGTGGTGAAACATTGGTCCAGAGGGCAAATATCTCGAAGTAGATGATATAATTTTGACTTGTGGAATGAAAGAGATTCGTACGATTCTACTACTCGCATTGTTAGTGTGGCTAACGAGTCCAAATGCAGTTCAAGGTAAACCAactcaataaatattaatatttcataatattcTAATCAGAGCTCTTTGCTCCTAACACAGCGCACCGCTATGTTCTGCGTCCATTGAGTGCACGCGAAGTCTATCGGCTGCTCGCCAACACAGGTCGTAGTAATGACATACCGCAGGGTCGCATTATCACACAGGGTCTCACGTTCATCGGTGACATCACTCGTCGTATAATCGGTGTGGGCACGGAACCGCGCATAACTACGCAAGAGGTTTGCTATGAAACGCGCAGCGCACGCAGTCTAGCCGAGGCTGAAGCGGTCTACGACTCTTATGTAGCGGCCAGTAATCGACCTGAGCCTGATAGACAGCATAAGCGAGTGCGTAACAGTGAGGTGGGACGCATTTTGAAGTTGAAGAAGCGTAAAAAGTTACGCCAGGACGAGGAACTACGGGGAAATCAACGCATTCGAAATGAAGATAATGCACCAATTAGTCTGCCTGGCTTGGGCTCCCGCACGACTACACCCACTTATAGTACGGACTCTGCCATTTATTCCACACCGCAGCGCTCTTCGCTCACTACGGGTCCAGCTGTAACAACTATGACGACCAAAAGCGATGCGACAGTGACGACGAATCCCACAACAACAATGAATCGGAATGACGATGCCACAATTTCGACATTCACAACATCCACATCGCCGGAGGGCTCCATTAATTGCATTGTTATTAAGAAGAATGAATAAAATGAGTGAAGAAAATGTTTAAGTAACCTCGTAACttgttttcgtttaattttagcTTAGTCGCGTGTGTTGTGTAATAAAAGAGTTTGGCAAAAGTAGGTACGTAACTGTTTGGGTGGTGATAGCAGAAGCTCAGCatttgcagaaatatttttagcGGCAATGTTGACTGCTTTAATGCGCTACATTTCGGTTGAAGGCGAGTAGTCTTTCGTTCAATGTTATCCCTTTTAATCCATCCAAAAGGGGCGAGGTAGCATGGCCATTGAAATGTTTCAGAAAGTAAAAAAACCCTAAACGCAATTGGACTCCATATGGATTAAGTGCTTGCCAGAGATTATAAGAGTTGCTGTCGAAAACGAGTTACTTAAATTCGAACAAATATTTCGACAGCAAAGAAAAAGACCTTTCAAACCACAATTCTATTAAAAAGGATGCCTGTATGGATCCCCATCAAATGGGTTCAATATGGATAGGTACTTTATGACTGGTGATAGACCTTTGctcagaatattttatttatttatatttttaggctGATAGTCGAAACTACTGTATCTCCAAAATGATCCAGGGTAAAGTCCCCGCATTCTTTGGACTCAGTATTGCCAAGTGTAGGGTATATTCAATATTCGAAATTCGCATTTTAAGAATTTACGTAACACCgcgatttagtggaaaaatacTTTCGCTATCGTTgggtgaaattaatttttcatatctaTGCGAAAGCGTTTGTGCCGCTCATTATGATAGTTGTCCATAAAAGATGTGCAACGGCTGCGCGGTGGTTTAGTCAAAGAGTAAAACTTTTGCGCAGAAGATTTAGTTGCGAAATTCCACGCGCGCGAAGCGGTCAACTGAGCGAAATTAGCAACAAGATATTGTAGAAATATATTTGAGACAGACATAAATTTGCAAGTGGAATTATGCGGCTTGATTTTGTGATTTCGGTGTTCGCGCTTGCGTTAATCAGCATAACTTTGCCGGCAGAAGGTGAGCTTTTGGGAGAATGTGATCATTAGAGTAACTGTAGAATTGTTTTTGGAGTAGTTCGAgggtttaaattttcaaaggataaatttcaataatttttaacctCTAAAGtcaagcgagatataaattctCAAGTGAGAATACGAAAGTGAAAGTGATACGAATTAGAAGTTCTATTCTGAAATGATCGTTTTCACCAGAAAGTTGTCCatatttatttgtcaaatattattaaaattccatttattgctccgaatttcaaaattttgtatttctttttttcaattcagtAACACTTTTCAAACAAGTGGCAATCTTTTCCACAAACATCGCTTTCAGATGTACTGATTTCTAAATATCTGGtcgaaataataatatttcaaggattttaattgaaaaattgtggTTTAATGTGCTTTGATACACCTTCCTTCATATCCAGTGACTAATTTCGGTTTTTATTTGCAGGCAAACGTGTAACCTTAGTTCCCCTGCCGGCCAGTGAGGTGTATCGCTTGCTGCGTGAGGCGGGCCGCGAGGATGCAGTGCCCGAGGGGCGCGTGGTGACGCAGGGTATAGCAGCGGTGTCCGGTTTTGCCGTTGGATTGGCTAAGGGCATCGGTGGTTCATTGCTTGTGGACTTGGCTGCTAATCTCTTGGCAGCAAATGGACAGAACGTAACTGGGGAAACTGAAGAAGTCTGCTTCAAAAGTCGCAGCTTGAATGAGATCGACGACGGTGATGATGATGAGGACGCGGAGGGAAGACAAAATGATGACGACGCAATTACATCGGCCGATTATTCAGATTATGATAATTCTAATCCGGTGAGGAGCGAGGCTTCCTCGCCATCTGTAACCAACGCTGGCATCGACTATGGTGATGACGAAGACATTAGGGCTGGAGACGATACCAGGAGTAGAACAATCACAACTACACAGACAGGACCGGGTGATTCAATAAATTGTGTGCTGATAAAGCAGTGAGCACTCGCTGTGTTGGGTTGAGTCTCTTTCTAAATattagtttaataaattattgtatttatttatttaatgtgtgtaataaaattaaaattaaatcacttCGACGAGGTGTGTATTAGGTTCGGGGTATCATTTAGGTGAGAGACAGCGAAAGTCACTTCCAATCATGGcatctctatatatatatacctttaTCTACCGGAGGCGCAGAACtaaatgtttgaattttgccGGTATCAGCTAGTGTCTGATAATTCCCATATCCAGTTCGGGTCGCCTGTTTCATGCTACACATGTTCGACAACGTAGTTTTCGGTGTTTTCTTCTTCACTGTTATACTAGTTTTAGTTAGTAATATGTAACTGGACCAGGTTTCCTACAAGTAGTTCGCTGGTAGGGCCGCTACCTCGGTCAACAAACCTGACattaagacatacatacatttataactCGAGTCGCGTGCTCCAAGAGGGACGCCCGCTCTTGCTGTCACTTCCTTGTGAGCATACGCTATGACCTCCATCGCCGATAGTGATTTGATTTAGCTTTAATCAGCTTCGACATTATCAACTTGGTAGGAGCTGCCATAAGATAAGCAATGCCGGCGGTAGGCATTGCTCACagaattattgtttttactaAGCTCTCTCATCGGGACAAGCCAAAAATCGTCGAGTTACTAgcgtttacatatacatatcggGTATTTtcatagggacgctacaaaagaaaagatcttggcctacatcctcaCAACATCAAATTGCAGCCGCTTGACCACTAGAGTCGTCGTATGTTCGTTAATTGCGCTGAGcagcaacttgaaaatgatccggattttcatcgaaaaatcatctttagcgatgaggctcatttctggctgaacggcttcgtcaataagcaaaatatgcgttgttGGGCGGGCAGCAATCCActcgtactccatgagtcataattgcatcccaaaaaaattacggtttggtgtggtttagcggccggcggcgtcattcattactgtgaatggaaatcgctaccgctcaatgataccgaatatttttggcccgaatggGATGATATGTACTTGGACAATAcatggttccaacaggacggtaccacaagccacacagcgaatctTACAACATCTCACGAAAAtgcgatttgacgccattagacagtttcctgtggggctacgtcaagtctatgatcTATGTCACCAAGCCatcgacgattgatgaacttcgtacgaatatggACTTTAGCAGGCGTGCCGGTACAATGTGTTCCACTCTATTACAATCTGGGATCCAGTGCCTTTCCGACgctcaattttgatttttttccatcCTCATATATACAACATACGTCTGGAATAATTGAGTTTATTCGATGCGTGCCCTGCAAGTCTCCTATAGAGAAATATTCAATCTATAGGGAAATATAATTTGAACAAGAGATTTTGACTTTGAGATATCAGCCTTATGAATAGAAGTCGTAAGACTATACTTTTAAAATGTACCGTTGCACCACTATTattccaaacaaaatttttgtatggaaatatttgTTCCTTCCGCTGTACACTTTAATTCAATTATGAGGTTCTGCGCTGACATACAAGATTCTTCCCAAAGGCGGGGCGGTTCTAGCATTTGGCGATGTGTTGCCGGTGTGTGCGTGAGAAATCGTAGCAAATAATCGCTGGCAGCAAAGCCAAAAGTGCCGGTGATAAGCACTTGAAGGAGCACAgcgtaataaaaacaataaaaacaaaaactaacagGACGTGCATATAAGGATGAAGCCTTGAAGGAATTAAGAATCGCTATTTGTGTGTGTCTGAGGACATAAAAATGAGCTTGGTTATGCATGACCAGCAGCACATCAGCGCTGGGATGACCAACACACACGCATGTGCCATTTTATTATCCATCGGATTTGGGAGTGCTTGTATGCGTGcgcctgcatgtgtgtgtgtgtgtttgttgtgcaTTGTTGTACGTCCACAATTGTTTCGTCGGCATTACGTGTTGGTGGAAATTGCTTCAAACGCTTCTTCGCCGTCGACGCAATGCCTTGTTTCCGCACTCCACTTCGCgcctcttgttgttgtttgtagttGTGCCGATTTGCGATGGCCACCGTGATTTCATTGGCCTCTCGGCCGTGCCAAGTGTCACGCAGACTAGGCGGGGAGGGGATGGCGGAAGTTCAAAACACTGTCAAATTACGCGTGCTGACTGCTGGTTACTGATTGTCGATTGCTAGtgcatgtgagtgtgtatgtgagAGTGGAAGTGTGTGTTTGGCTCGCTTCTTCTTAGCTCAAAAGGCAATTGTCTGCTCGGCTGTCAGcggttttttgtgtttttgcttcACCGATTTTCCTAACAAGCACAGGGGTGAGGAGCCGACCTACCGAACCCACTGATGTGGGTTAACCGATCCAAATAcacatacgtgtgtgtgtgggagtAGGTGAGTGCGGGCATGCAAGTATCGCCGTCATCTGAGATTCTCCTTTTTGATGAGGGACAGATAGTTGACTCTTTTATTTTACGATTATTAAGTGTATGCTACCAAAGTGAGCATATgtgagtgtatatgtgtgtgtgtgtgggtagtAAGCGACAGCATAATAAGTGGACGCGGTTGCAGAGAAACCATCGTAGTGCTTAGCTTCTCAGTGTGCTTATTACCCTCTGGTTCAAAGGCTCAAGATATCAAATAATAACTTCGCGAACGCACACCCCTCAAAGCAAGAACGAACCAGGAAGGTGAACTAAAGCGAAACGCATAATGATATTTAGTCATAAAAACCCAtaacgaacaacaacaaaaaaaattgtataaccaTCGCCTACAATAATCAAGCAATAGAAATGCGTTGATGAGTAAATTTGCAgttcacattttgttttttgttggtaATTCGTTTCAATGACTCGGTCATTAATTTTCATGGAcctcgcatacacacacacacacacttgagCACTTTCACACGTACATActaatgtttattttcttatatatgtatttagctgTTGGCGAACAAATATAAATGAAGTTGTGCAGTGACTCGCAAATTTAAAGCAACCTCAAACGGTGGGGAGTCGCCCCCTCCCCCTATCCCCGTAAAACGCCGGCGCGATTGTCAGGTGCTGAAGCATAATggatttgtgtattttttcgTTTGTGCTGCAGAAAGCTATTATGTCTTTTTATGATTTATGTCTTCACGACGACTTTTACTTTGAGTAATGAAAAATGGAATAGGATTTGGTGGCAATGATCAAAGcgcttttgatttttaatttattactatgATTAGGGTGTGGGGTATTCATAAAAAACCAGCAGCTGGAAATTATTACATCTGTGTAAATAAATAGGATGTTGTTTTAATTATCAATTAATTTCCACCTGAGTCTTTTCAGTGTAACATCGCCACGCGATTGATAATTCTCGAGTTAAAGTAGTCGAGTCACCAAGTTAGTTATTATCTTTTCAATTGTAcatattatacgagtatattcaTACCAAGCTTGTTCGTTTTATATTTGTCTATATCTCTCGATGTAAAATTGATGTCATGTGCGTCTGTAATATGGCAACCATTTGACAATTACTTTCTGACAAGCGTCTGAGAGCTGACATCTGTTATAAATTTAGTATCCAATTGTCATCCGAGTGGTAGCTGACAACCTTCGATCATCTGACATCCATTTGGCAGCTGTCAACTCATTTGATAGTTTTCGTCTGATATTTCTTTCATAGTTCCCATACAATATTAATTCGGCAGCTGCCCTTTAAGGCCAATATGACATTCGTTTGATAGTTGTCATCTGACTTTAATCTGATATCCATTTGCCTTTAACCATTTGTCGGCGAATTTGATATCTATTTGGCATCCGACCTGTATTTGACAACTACCATCTTCCATATATTTGATAATATCTGTCTAATGTCAACCTGACAGCTGTCAATACAGTCCCTTGACAGCTGTCGTTTTGTGTCAATCTTACATACGATAGACAGCTGACATCTGACGTCAATTTTACTTCCGTTGAGGGCTGTCATTTGAGGTTTATTTGAGAAAGACCATCTGACTTCAATCTGACATccatttgacagctgtcaatcTATTTGATATTTCTCTTCTGACATCTCTTTCACCGTTACCATCCGACATCAATTCGTATGACTTTAATCTGTCATCCTTTTAATAGCTGACCTTTGACATCCATTTGCTAGTTGTCATCTGACAACAATATAGCATCTGACGTACATCTGACTGCTGCAATCTTACGTACAT
It includes:
- the LOC126757479 gene encoding uncharacterized protein LOC126757479, which encodes MKEIRTILLLALLVWLTSPNAVQELFAPNTAHRYVLRPLSAREVYRLLANTGRSNDIPQGRIITQGLTFIGDITRRIIGVGTEPRITTQEVCYETRSARSLAEAEAVYDSYVAASNRPEPDRQHKRVRNSEVGRILKLKKRKKLRQDEELRGNQRIRNEDNAPISLPGLGSRTTTPTYSTDSAIYSTPQRSSLTTGPAVTTMTTKSDATVTTNPTTTMNRNDDATISTFTTSTSPEGSINCIVIKKNE
- the LOC126756400 gene encoding uncharacterized protein LOC126756400 → MRLDFVISVFALALISITLPAEGKRVTLVPLPASEVYRLLREAGREDAVPEGRVVTQGIAAVSGFAVGLAKGIGGSLLVDLAANLLAANGQNVTGETEEVCFKSRSLNEIDDGDDDEDAEGRQNDDDAITSADYSDYDNSNPVRSEASSPSVTNAGIDYGDDEDIRAGDDTRSRTITTTQTGPGDSINCVLIKQ